Proteins encoded in a region of the Oncorhynchus gorbuscha isolate QuinsamMale2020 ecotype Even-year linkage group LG16, OgorEven_v1.0, whole genome shotgun sequence genome:
- the LOC123999528 gene encoding HMG box-containing protein 4-like, producing the protein MAFEEIKKKGVVEVGMEGEVGLVAGRSQREKRRSYKDLLREEEEIAAQVRKSSKKRPKDSELFLLGRDSHKKKKKHSEDYYYRDQQGSGPPPHKKKRKSSDHSPSLSSSSSSHPTDTAMGLLQAITSPMATGSDPSPHLHKKPSYPSFSSSHSSKDRKRDGSTGGSKGSHSSHSRPMSSSSSSKKHSSKSSSLFHGGTGTPKGDLLNIREPDGLRMKLMVSPNEKAEGEGFPFPPHSSSSSKGGIKKDKDRDRKQLSKVPKKMQQSRDPLPVVGKEVEVEGHYGGGMGGDSSSSGGELEAGELVIDDSYKHLSKKKKKSKKSKKKKEKEKDREKDKGGREKKHSKGSGGDPSRGHTHTHGSANHSAAGGMYAMGAPIPTPILTHHHQSNEVAMMEKKKKKEEREREKHEKEKDKPKKKNTTAYQVFCKEYRVNINAEQPGLVFGELSKKLAEVWKQLPEKDKLVWKQKAQYLQHKQNKAEATTVKRKSSTDGVKSKGSMKGMGLGAGLVSPNRVSVGVSLSPARVPDVDPIDAAAHLQLLGESLSLIGHRLQETEGMVAVSGSLSVLLDSILCALGPLTCLTAQIPQLNGCPRQVLSNTLDNIAYIMPGL; encoded by the exons ATGGCTTTTGAGGAGATCAAGAAGAAAGGAGTAGTTG aggtagggatggaagggGAAGTGGGCCTTGTGGCTGGtcgcagtcagagagagaagaggagatcatACAAGGACCTgcttagagaggaggaggagattgcTGCACAGGTCCGCAAGTCCTCCAAGAAACGGCCCAAG GACTCAGAACTTTTCTTATTGGGACGGGACTCccacaagaagaagaaaaagcacAGTGAAGACTACTATTACAGAG ACCAGCAAGGCTCAGGCCCACCTCCCCACAAGAAGAAGCGAAAGTCGTCAGaccactccccttccctctcctcctcgtcttcctcccATCCCACAGACACAGCCATGGGGCTCCTACAGGCCATCACCTCCCCTATGGCCACCGGCTCAGACCCGAGCCCACACCTGCACAAGAAGCCCTcctatccctccttctcttcctcccactcCTCCAAAGACCGCAAACGTGATGGGAGCACCGGAGGAAGCAAAGGCAGCCACTCCTCTCATTCCCGCCCTatgtcctcatcctcctcttccaaaAAGCACTCCTCCAAGTCGTCGTCTCTGTTCCATggtggtaccggtacccctaAAGGAGATCTCCTGAACATACGTGAGCCGGATGGGCTGAGGATGAAGCTCATGGTCTCGCCTAACGAGAAGGCCGAAGGAGAGGgctttcccttccctccccactcctcctcatcctcaaaAGGGGGGATAAAAAAGGACAAGGACAGAGACCGGAAACAGCTCTCTAAAGTCCCCAAGAAGATGCAGCAGAGCCGGGATCCACTGCCTGTTGTGGGGAAAGAAGTGGAGGTGGAGG GGCACTACGGTGGTGGTATGGGGGGAGACAGCTCCTCCTCGGGGGGCGAACTGGAGGCAGGAGAGCTGGTGATAGACGACTCGTACAAGCATCTGtcaaagaaaaagaagaagagcaAGAAAAGCAAGaagaaaaaggagaaagagaaggacagagagaaagacaaaggcgGGAGAGAGAAGAAGCACAGCAAAGGATCAGGAG GGGACCCATCGAGAGGCCACACCCACACCCATGGCTCAGCCAATCACTCTGCAGCTGGTGGAATGTATGCCATGGGGGCCCCGATCCCTACTCCCATCCTTACTCACCATCATCAAAGTAATGAAGTAGCAATgatggagaagaagaaaaagaaggaggagagggaaagggaaaagcACGAGAAGGAGAAAGATAAG CCCAAGAAGAAGAACACAACAGCGTACCAGGTGTTCTGTAAAGAGTACAGGGTCAACATCAATGCAGAGCAGCCGGGACTAG TGTTTGGGGAGCTGAGCAAAAAGTTGGCAGAGGTGTGGAAACAGCTCCCAGAAAAAGACAAACTG GTGTGGAAGCAGAAAGCTCAGTACCTGCAGCACAAGCAGAACAAAGCTGAGGCCACCACAGTCAAACGCAAGAGCTCCACAGATGGAGTCAAAAGCAAAG GCTCTATGAAGGGCATGGGGCTGGGAGCAGGGCTGGTGTCCCCCAACCGGGTGTCTGTGGGTGTGTCCCTGTCACCAGCACGGGTCCCTGATGTCGACCCCATCGATGCGGCCGCCCACCTGCAACTACTGGGAGAGTCCCTGTCCCTCATCGGCCACCGATTACAGGAgacagag GGGATGGTGGCGGTGTCAGGCAGTCTCTCTGTACTGCTGGACTCCATCTTGTGTGCCCTGGGACCCCTGACCTGCCTCACAGCACAGATCCCCCAGCTCAACGGATGTCCCCGCCAAGTCTTG TCCAACACATTGGACAACATTGCCTACATCATGCCAGGGCTGTGA
- the LOC124000379 gene encoding GTPase IMAP family member 4-like, with amino-acid sequence MASGPPQTELRLVLLGGTRAGQSAAGNAILGRQAFITQTASEPAVTQECEKHRGTIAGRWVSVVVAQDWFCSERPPEEVRHHVSSCVALSAPGPHAFLLCVPVDRPADMELRALEALEKVFGPTAVSGHTLVLFTHTDQMVLGQQLDEYIATRRKDLLELVVMCGDRYHSLERRSRGEKDERKSVEELLEKVEQTVKESGVEFYSCPLYQEAEARVREKQAEIVWQRRGERC; translated from the exons ATGGCATCAGGTCCCCCACAAACAG AGCTGAGGCTGGTTCTGCTCGGCGGGACAAGAGCAGGACAGAGTGCAGCTGGAAACGCCATACTGGGCCGCCAGGCTTTCATTACCCAGACTGCCAGTGAGCCAGCTGTCACTCAAGAATGTGAGAAGCACAGAGGAACCATTGCAGGGAGATGG GTATCAGTGGTAGTCGCCCAAGACTGGTTCTGCTCAGAGCGCCCCCCGGAGGAGGTGAGGCACCATGTCTCCTCTTGTGTGGCCCTGTCGGCCCCGGGGCCTCATGCCTTCCTGCTGTGTGTCCCTGTGGACCGGCCGGCTGACATGGAGCTGCGGGCCCTGGAGGCCCTGGAGAAGGTTTTTGGCCCCACTGCAGTCAGTGGACACACCCTGGTCCTCTTCACCCACACAGACCAGATGGTTCTGGGACAACAGCTGGACGAGTACATTGCCACCAGACGCAAAGACCTACTGGAGCTGGTGGTGATGTGTGGAGACCGCTATCACTCtctggagaggaggagtagaggagagaaggatgagaggaagAGTGTGGAAGAGCTGCTGGAGAAGGTTGAACAGACTGTAAAAGAGAGCGGGGTGGAGTTCTACAGCTGCCCCCTCTACCAGGAGGCTGAGGCCAGGGTGAGAGAGAAGCAGGCAGAGATAGTGTggcagagaagaggggagaggtgcTAA